A region of Flavobacterium indicum GPTSA100-9 = DSM 17447 DNA encodes the following proteins:
- a CDS encoding SRPBCC family protein: MSDLFFDFTVDKAAKKVFITRDFNAHIDLVWEAFTNADLLDQWVAPTPFTAKTKYMNFVEGGKRFYAMVSPEGNERWALQQYKSIQPKTFFSLYNTFTDADENPDPTGSDWEYTFNSIDDKTQVHIEIYNESFERMESLLEGFKIGFTMTLENLDSLFSNLK; the protein is encoded by the coding sequence ATGTCTGATTTATTTTTTGATTTCACAGTAGACAAAGCCGCTAAGAAAGTGTTTATCACTCGCGATTTTAACGCACATATAGATTTAGTGTGGGAAGCTTTTACAAATGCAGATTTGTTAGATCAATGGGTAGCTCCCACGCCATTTACAGCCAAAACCAAATACATGAATTTTGTAGAAGGCGGTAAACGTTTTTATGCCATGGTAAGTCCAGAAGGAAACGAACGATGGGCTCTACAACAGTATAAAAGTATTCAACCAAAAACCTTTTTCTCTTTATATAATACTTTTACAGATGCGGATGAAAATCCAGATCCTACAGGCTCCGATTGGGAATACACTTTCAACTCTATAGATGATAAAACTCAAGTTCATATAGAAATTTATAATGAATCTTTTGAGCGAATGGAAAGTTTATTAGAAGGATTTAAAATCGGATTTACAATGACGTTAGAAAACTTAGATTCATTATTTTCTAATTTAAAGTAA
- a CDS encoding LysR family transcriptional regulator, with product MNYTLNQLRIFLKVVELESVTKASEALHLTQPAVSIQLKNFQDQFEIPLTEVVGRKIYVTDFGKEIADAAQQILEQVNAINYKTLAYKGQLFGKLKLSVVSTGKYVMPYFLSEFLNEHSGVELEMDVTNKRSVLQSIEQNEVDFALVSIIPDNLNVEQVDLMQNKLYFVGHTNVKITSGKKKIESIFNSRPLLFREMGSGTRQTLERFIEKNNISINKKMELTSNEAVKQAILAGLGNSLMPLIGIRKEIQNNDLQIIPVAGLPIRTNWSLIWNKGKKHSPQAQAFLEYLIKNKEEIIKTHFSWYETL from the coding sequence ATGAATTACACCTTAAACCAACTCCGTATCTTTCTTAAGGTTGTTGAATTAGAGAGCGTTACAAAGGCTTCAGAAGCGTTGCATTTGACCCAACCGGCGGTATCCATTCAGTTGAAAAATTTTCAAGATCAATTTGAAATTCCGTTGACCGAGGTCGTGGGTAGAAAAATTTATGTGACCGATTTTGGTAAAGAGATTGCAGATGCAGCCCAACAAATATTAGAACAAGTCAACGCCATTAATTACAAGACATTAGCCTACAAAGGACAGTTGTTTGGAAAGTTAAAGTTATCGGTTGTTTCTACAGGAAAATATGTGATGCCGTATTTTTTATCGGAATTTTTAAATGAACACAGTGGTGTAGAATTAGAAATGGATGTGACCAATAAAAGGAGTGTTTTGCAAAGTATAGAGCAAAATGAGGTTGATTTTGCCTTGGTGTCCATTATTCCAGACAATCTGAATGTAGAGCAAGTGGATTTGATGCAGAATAAATTGTATTTTGTGGGACATACGAATGTTAAAATTACTTCGGGTAAGAAAAAAATTGAGTCTATTTTTAATTCTCGTCCGTTGTTGTTTCGTGAAATGGGGTCGGGAACCCGACAAACTTTAGAACGCTTTATTGAAAAAAATAATATAAGTATCAATAAGAAAATGGAATTGACCTCCAATGAGGCCGTAAAACAAGCCATTTTAGCTGGGTTAGGCAATTCTTTAATGCCCTTAATTGGTATAAGAAAAGAAATTCAAAACAATGATTTACAGATTATTCCTGTAGCAGGTTTACCCATTCGAACCAATTGGAGTTTAATTTGGAATAAAGGGAAAAAGCACAGTCCCCAAGCACAAGCGTTTTTAGAATATTTAATTAAAAATAAAGAAGAAATTATTAAAACACATTTCAGTTGGTATGAAACACTCTAG
- a CDS encoding NADP-dependent isocitrate dehydrogenase — MKKVTIAKGDGIGPEIMEAVLKIIKKSNAPIEFEEIEIGEKVYLSGNTSGISESSWDSIRKNKVLLKAPITTPQGGGYKSLNVTMRKALGLFANIRPCVALHPFVKTNFPNLDVVIIRENEEDLYAGIEHQQTDEVVQCLKLISRPGCEKIIRYAFEYAQNYGRKKVTCFSKDNIMKQTDGLFHQVFKEIAMEYPNIESNHMIIDIGTAYLAERPEKFDVIVTSNLYGDIISDVAAQIAGSVGLAGSVNIGNECAMFEAIHGSAPDIAGLNVANPSGLLQAAVAMLYHLGHSETATMIQNAWLKTLEDGIHTADIYNEKTSNQLVGTAEFAEAVIANFNKVPTLLKPVLPPKNSVIELPKYIRKQASQKELVGVDLFIHWNGYDANLLAEQLKNINHSALELIMISNRGVKVWPEGFSETFCTDHWRCRFQAPTPLTNADIIHLLGAALEAGLDVIKTENLYQFDGVKAYSMGQGQ; from the coding sequence ATGAAAAAAGTAACGATTGCAAAAGGAGACGGTATCGGACCAGAAATCATGGAAGCGGTACTAAAAATTATTAAAAAATCGAATGCTCCCATTGAATTTGAAGAAATTGAAATCGGAGAAAAAGTATACTTAAGTGGCAATACTTCGGGTATTTCTGAATCCTCTTGGGACAGCATCAGAAAAAACAAAGTCTTACTAAAAGCACCCATCACTACGCCACAAGGGGGCGGTTACAAGAGTTTAAATGTAACCATGCGAAAAGCATTGGGCCTTTTTGCTAATATTAGACCGTGTGTGGCTTTACATCCATTTGTTAAAACGAACTTTCCTAATTTGGATGTGGTCATAATCCGTGAAAATGAAGAAGATTTGTATGCCGGAATTGAACACCAACAAACCGACGAAGTGGTGCAATGCTTAAAATTGATAAGTCGTCCTGGTTGTGAAAAAATTATCCGTTATGCTTTTGAATATGCGCAAAATTATGGCCGAAAAAAAGTGACTTGCTTCAGCAAAGACAACATCATGAAACAAACGGATGGGTTATTTCATCAAGTATTCAAAGAAATTGCCATGGAATATCCAAACATTGAATCGAACCACATGATTATCGATATTGGTACGGCTTATTTAGCCGAACGTCCAGAAAAATTTGATGTGATTGTAACGTCGAATTTATATGGTGATATCATTTCTGATGTAGCAGCTCAAATTGCCGGGTCTGTAGGCTTAGCCGGTTCTGTGAATATCGGTAACGAATGTGCCATGTTTGAAGCCATTCATGGTTCGGCACCTGATATTGCCGGATTAAATGTTGCGAATCCATCGGGTTTACTGCAAGCAGCAGTGGCCATGTTGTACCATTTAGGGCATTCCGAAACCGCTACAATGATTCAAAATGCTTGGTTAAAAACATTGGAAGACGGAATCCATACGGCTGATATTTATAACGAAAAAACGAGTAATCAGCTAGTGGGTACTGCCGAATTTGCAGAGGCAGTAATTGCCAACTTCAATAAGGTACCAACATTACTAAAACCGGTTTTACCTCCTAAAAACTCTGTCATTGAGTTACCAAAATACATTCGTAAACAAGCGTCACAAAAAGAATTAGTAGGAGTTGATCTTTTTATCCACTGGAATGGATACGACGCCAATCTGTTAGCGGAACAACTAAAGAATATAAACCATTCGGCTTTAGAATTAATCATGATTTCTAATCGTGGTGTTAAAGTATGGCCTGAGGGTTTTTCTGAAACTTTTTGTACCGACCACTGGAGATGTCGTTTTCAAGCGCCAACCCCTTTAACTAATGCAGACATCATTCACTTATTAGGTGCAGCACTAGAAGCGGGATTAGATGTGATTAAAACTGAAAATCTGTATCAATTTGATGGGGTAAAAGCCTATTCCATGGGACAAGGACAATAA
- a CDS encoding DUF2251 domain-containing protein: MNNEVKLIIYTEEALHVGQTTSIDSEADNGNCVVFQDNGETGYFYAIDKVNEELVVLDALHIYNVKDVVNTDEQCLVKILWTEDHSIAILSINNYYHALFDFANHRGCSRTGFPEASKVWNNQTNRQLTDAVLDELFF, from the coding sequence ATGAATAACGAAGTAAAATTGATTATATATACCGAAGAGGCTTTACATGTTGGACAAACAACGAGTATTGATTCAGAAGCAGATAATGGAAATTGTGTGGTGTTTCAGGATAATGGAGAAACAGGTTACTTTTATGCTATTGATAAAGTAAATGAAGAATTAGTTGTTTTAGATGCTTTACATATTTATAATGTGAAAGATGTAGTAAATACAGACGAACAATGTTTAGTTAAAATTTTATGGACTGAAGATCATTCAATAGCCATTTTATCAATAAATAATTATTACCACGCCCTTTTTGATTTTGCGAATCATAGAGGATGTAGCCGTACTGGTTTTCCAGAAGCGAGTAAAGTGTGGAATAATCAAACCAATCGTCAATTGACTGATGCTGTTTTGGATGAGTTGTTTTTTTAG
- a CDS encoding sodium-dependent bicarbonate transport family permease, translated as MNLDLLIENITNPALLYFILGIVSVYLKSDLEIPKNSSKFISLYLLFAIGFKGGQELSHETITSEIVLSMLFGILIATLIPLYTFFILKRKLNVFDAGAIAAAYGSISAVTFVTASNFLESQQLALHGHMVAIMALMESPAIIVGLILISMYNKENTGKINTLGLLKHSLTNGSVLLIVGSLVIGFLTNAKAAQGIQPFTNDIFKGFLAIFLLDMGITSGQKLKSFFDQGWFPIVFAIATPLINGSIFAWLSGAITSDVSNRFIFAILAASASYIAVPAAMKITVPKANPGLFLPMALAITFPVNITLGMPLYFLIVQNT; from the coding sequence ATGAATTTAGATTTATTAATAGAAAACATCACCAATCCAGCCCTACTCTATTTCATCCTAGGAATCGTATCGGTCTATTTAAAAAGTGACTTAGAAATTCCTAAAAACTCTTCCAAATTTATATCCCTTTATCTTTTATTTGCTATTGGTTTTAAAGGCGGTCAAGAACTTTCTCACGAAACCATTACGAGTGAAATTGTACTATCTATGTTATTCGGAATATTAATTGCTACATTAATACCGCTTTACACCTTCTTTATTTTAAAAAGGAAATTAAATGTATTTGATGCGGGAGCCATCGCCGCCGCCTACGGTTCCATCAGTGCGGTCACTTTTGTAACGGCTTCCAACTTCTTAGAATCCCAACAATTAGCACTACACGGACACATGGTGGCTATTATGGCACTTATGGAATCTCCTGCCATTATTGTTGGGCTCATTCTTATCTCCATGTATAACAAAGAAAATACAGGAAAAATAAATACATTAGGGCTACTTAAGCACTCCTTGACCAACGGTAGTGTACTGTTAATTGTTGGAAGTTTGGTCATTGGTTTCTTAACCAACGCTAAAGCTGCTCAAGGAATTCAACCGTTTACCAACGATATATTCAAAGGATTTTTAGCCATTTTCCTTTTAGACATGGGAATAACAAGCGGACAAAAACTGAAATCGTTTTTTGACCAAGGCTGGTTTCCCATTGTATTTGCCATCGCAACTCCGTTAATTAACGGAAGTATATTTGCTTGGTTAAGTGGCGCCATCACTTCGGATGTTTCAAACCGATTCATTTTTGCTATTTTAGCGGCCAGTGCTTCTTATATCGCCGTACCAGCTGCCATGAAAATAACCGTACCAAAAGCCAACCCTGGTTTGTTTTTACCTATGGCACTAGCTATTACTTTTCCCGTTAACATCACCCTTGGAATGCCCCTCTATTTTTTAATTGTTCAAAATACGTAA
- a CDS encoding RNA methyltransferase, producing the protein MNDNFINEYFGIGIQNGKTPENLGVLWRTAQNMGASFIFTIGNRYAKQGCDTHNAVKAMPYFHYENFDDFFNNLPKGARLVGVELDDKAEELETFHHPRRCVYLLGAEDHGLSKAAMEKCHYLVKFKSEKSLNVAVAGSIVLYDRGINKPRS; encoded by the coding sequence ATGAACGACAATTTTATCAACGAATATTTTGGTATTGGTATCCAAAACGGAAAAACACCCGAAAACTTAGGGGTATTATGGCGTACCGCTCAAAACATGGGAGCTAGTTTTATTTTTACCATTGGCAATCGCTACGCCAAACAAGGTTGTGATACACACAATGCGGTGAAAGCCATGCCTTATTTTCACTACGAAAACTTCGATGATTTTTTCAACAATCTGCCTAAAGGGGCTCGATTGGTAGGCGTGGAATTGGATGATAAAGCCGAAGAATTGGAAACGTTTCATCATCCCCGTAGATGTGTCTATCTTTTAGGTGCTGAAGACCATGGTTTATCTAAGGCTGCGATGGAAAAATGCCACTACTTGGTCAAGTTCAAATCAGAGAAAAGCTTAAATGTTGCGGTTGCGGGTAGCATTGTTTTGTACGACCGAGGCATTAATAAACCGAGATCCTAA
- a CDS encoding L-threonylcarbamoyladenylate synthase: protein MISNDISKAVQLLNEEEVIGFPTETVYGLAGNAFNENAIAKIFKIKERPSFNPLIVHVKNKEQIHEVAMAIPDLAYELIHQFWPGPLTLILKKQPHISNLITANRDTVAVRMPQHPVALELLNQLSFPLVAPSANPYTAISPTQAIHVQNYFQDKIPLILDGGPCTAGIESTIIGFEGNKVILYRLGSIPLEAIEALTGKIEIKNHNEKSPVAPGMTLKHYAPKTKVVLTHWTDEELKNQESKNIGLLRFSTFHTQIQPLQQRVLSPKQDLKEAAANLYQALHELDQLNLDGIIAERLPDYGLGRTINDRLERAAKNN from the coding sequence ATGATAAGTAACGATATTTCTAAAGCCGTTCAGCTCTTAAATGAAGAGGAAGTCATTGGCTTCCCAACTGAAACAGTTTATGGTTTAGCGGGGAATGCTTTCAATGAAAATGCCATAGCTAAAATATTTAAAATCAAAGAAAGACCTTCTTTTAATCCCTTAATTGTTCATGTTAAAAACAAAGAACAAATTCATGAAGTAGCTATGGCCATTCCAGATCTTGCCTATGAACTCATACACCAGTTTTGGCCTGGACCTTTAACACTCATTCTAAAAAAACAGCCGCATATTTCTAACCTGATTACTGCAAATCGAGATACCGTAGCGGTGCGAATGCCACAACATCCCGTAGCGCTAGAATTGTTAAACCAATTATCTTTTCCTTTAGTGGCGCCCAGTGCCAATCCCTATACGGCAATCAGTCCCACCCAAGCCATTCATGTGCAAAATTATTTTCAAGATAAAATACCACTAATCTTGGATGGAGGTCCTTGCACGGCAGGTATTGAGTCGACCATCATTGGTTTTGAAGGGAATAAAGTCATTTTATACCGATTAGGTTCCATTCCGTTGGAAGCTATTGAAGCACTTACCGGGAAAATTGAAATTAAAAACCACAACGAAAAATCGCCAGTAGCACCCGGTATGACTTTAAAGCATTATGCCCCCAAAACCAAAGTAGTACTAACGCATTGGACAGATGAGGAACTAAAAAACCAGGAATCAAAAAACATAGGATTACTCCGATTCTCTACTTTTCACACACAAATACAACCGTTGCAACAACGGGTACTTTCTCCCAAACAGGATTTAAAGGAAGCTGCAGCTAATTTATACCAAGCACTTCATGAATTGGACCAACTCAATTTGGATGGTATCATAGCCGAACGCCTTCCGGATTATGGACTGGGTCGGACCATAAACGACCGCTTAGAAAGAGCCGCGAAAAATAACTAA
- a CDS encoding MFS transporter, with amino-acid sequence MNSNQQTNYPALYTLITVFFFWGFIAAGNSIFIPFCKSYFSLDQFQSQLVDFAFYTAYYIGALLLFALGDRSGKDIVGTWGYKKSIVYGLLFSALGAGAMIVAVEASVYYGMLVGLFIVALGFSLQQTAANPFAILLGDPKTGASRVNLGGGINSFGTTIGPIVVALALFGTAATVSDEQIKALALNKVVTLYICVGLLFVAAAALFYFSKKVPAGVVTEPIEKANKALRTLVIMTLLLAACFVPIFRTYQNDVINLDVQAVADLEAYRMRFLLLALAVVIFGVLFSYRSAKVNANGWGAMQYPQLVLGMLAIFVYVGVEVAIGSNLGELLKLEEFGKLQSSDIAPYISMYWGSLMIGRWAGAISVFNLKGMAKTMALIFIPLVAFGIILGVNIISGKDMKPLYWYVVCVLLQVIAFFISKDKPARTLMVFGLFGLSAMLIGLFSTGTVAIYAFLSGGLACSIMWPAIFSLSIIGLGKYTSQGSAFLIMMILGGGIIPPIQGKLSDIIGIHQSYIVSVLCFAYLTLFAVLVKGLLKKQHIDVDSIEVEGSH; translated from the coding sequence ATGAATTCCAATCAACAAACGAATTATCCAGCATTGTATACTTTAATTACGGTTTTCTTCTTTTGGGGTTTTATTGCTGCAGGAAACAGTATTTTTATACCCTTTTGTAAAAGTTATTTCTCTTTAGACCAATTTCAGTCGCAATTAGTCGATTTTGCTTTTTATACTGCTTATTATATTGGTGCCTTATTACTCTTTGCTTTAGGAGATCGTTCTGGAAAAGACATCGTAGGAACTTGGGGATATAAGAAAAGTATTGTTTACGGCTTATTATTTTCTGCATTAGGTGCAGGCGCAATGATTGTTGCGGTTGAAGCAAGTGTGTATTATGGTATGTTAGTCGGCTTGTTTATTGTGGCATTAGGTTTTTCATTACAACAAACAGCAGCGAACCCTTTCGCTATTTTATTAGGCGATCCCAAAACAGGTGCAAGTCGTGTGAATTTAGGTGGAGGAATTAACTCTTTTGGTACTACTATAGGCCCAATCGTAGTAGCTTTGGCCTTATTCGGAACTGCTGCAACTGTTTCTGATGAGCAAATCAAAGCTTTAGCATTGAATAAAGTAGTGACATTATATATTTGTGTAGGTTTATTATTTGTGGCGGCCGCAGCTTTATTTTATTTTTCTAAAAAAGTACCTGCTGGTGTAGTAACAGAACCAATTGAAAAAGCTAATAAAGCATTACGTACATTAGTTATAATGACCCTATTATTGGCTGCTTGTTTTGTACCTATTTTCAGAACCTATCAAAATGATGTTATTAATTTAGATGTACAAGCGGTAGCTGATTTAGAGGCTTATCGTATGCGATTTTTATTATTAGCCTTGGCTGTAGTAATTTTTGGAGTGTTATTTTCTTACCGATCAGCTAAAGTTAATGCTAATGGTTGGGGTGCTATGCAATACCCACAATTAGTATTAGGGATGTTAGCTATATTTGTATATGTAGGGGTAGAAGTAGCCATAGGAAGCAATTTAGGTGAATTATTAAAATTAGAAGAATTTGGTAAATTACAATCTTCTGATATTGCTCCTTATATTTCTATGTATTGGGGAAGTTTAATGATTGGCCGTTGGGCAGGTGCCATTAGTGTATTTAATTTAAAAGGAATGGCTAAAACAATGGCATTAATCTTTATTCCTTTAGTTGCTTTTGGGATTATTTTAGGGGTGAATATTATTTCTGGTAAAGATATGAAACCGTTGTATTGGTATGTTGTTTGTGTGTTGCTACAAGTTATTGCATTTTTTATAAGTAAAGACAAACCCGCTCGTACTCTAATGGTTTTTGGATTATTTGGATTAAGCGCCATGCTTATAGGTTTATTTTCAACTGGAACTGTCGCTATCTATGCATTCTTATCGGGCGGATTAGCTTGTAGTATCATGTGGCCCGCTATTTTTAGTTTATCTATTATTGGATTAGGAAAATACACCTCACAAGGTTCTGCATTCTTAATTATGATGATATTAGGCGGGGGAATTATTCCACCTATTCAAGGAAAATTATCAGACATTATCGGAATTCATCAATCTTATATTGTTTCAGTACTTTGTTTTGCTTATTTAACTTTATTTGCTGTATTAGTAAAAGGATTGTTGAAAAAGCAACATATCGATGTGGATAGTATTGAAGTTGAAGGAAGTCATTAA
- a CDS encoding DUF6671 family protein, translating into MKSNSHLFHNRPLLIVTKHDKNKVMAPILEKELGVHCLVSKQFDTDSLGTFSGEIERKKDAFQTLRDKCRLAMELEGYDLALATEGSFGNHPTVFFAPANDELILLMDKKNKLEIVERVLSLETNFKSEKLDSEDALHEFLTQVKFPSHGVIIKNKEKNWTFIKKGLQSRKEVFAVFNALKQENESVWIETDMRAHMNPTRMQIIKESCEKLVKKIQSTCPHCHFPGFGVTQVEAGLKCESCRMPTRSTAAHIYQCQQCGFEEKVAFPNGKTTEDPMYCDFCNP; encoded by the coding sequence ATGAAGAGTAATTCTCATTTATTTCACAATAGACCTTTGTTAATAGTCACTAAACATGATAAAAATAAAGTAATGGCCCCAATTCTTGAAAAAGAGTTGGGTGTACATTGCTTGGTTTCTAAACAATTTGACACCGATTCTCTAGGTACATTTAGTGGGGAAATTGAACGAAAAAAAGACGCCTTTCAAACCCTGAGAGACAAATGTCGTTTAGCCATGGAATTGGAAGGATATGATTTAGCGCTTGCTACGGAAGGTTCTTTTGGGAATCACCCCACTGTTTTTTTTGCTCCAGCAAATGATGAATTAATTCTGCTGATGGATAAAAAAAATAAGCTTGAAATCGTGGAGCGGGTACTTAGTTTAGAGACCAATTTTAAATCGGAAAAATTAGATTCTGAAGACGCATTACATGAATTTCTTACTCAAGTAAAATTTCCTTCACACGGGGTCATAATAAAAAATAAAGAGAAGAATTGGACCTTCATCAAAAAAGGGCTGCAAAGTAGAAAAGAAGTATTTGCAGTTTTTAATGCACTAAAGCAAGAAAACGAATCGGTTTGGATAGAAACGGATATGCGTGCCCATATGAACCCAACGCGAATGCAAATCATCAAAGAGTCTTGTGAAAAATTGGTCAAAAAAATACAGTCTACTTGTCCTCATTGCCATTTTCCTGGATTTGGTGTCACCCAAGTTGAAGCAGGTTTAAAATGTGAGTCGTGTCGTATGCCCACACGTTCTACAGCCGCTCATATATACCAATGCCAGCAGTGTGGTTTTGAAGAAAAAGTAGCCTTCCCTAATGGTAAAACAACCGAAGATCCTATGTATTGTGATTTTTGTAATCCTTAA
- a CDS encoding SRPBCC family protein, whose amino-acid sequence MRNETELKRNDAEKQLIITRKFNAPLELVWDAFTTKELMEQWWAPKPYQCVIKTMDFVEGGKIHYYMLSPEGDKHWCMAEYLTINSYQNYTANDAFCDENLVINTDFPSTHWNNAFKAEGENTIYQATLTYATIEDMEQIIALGFKEGFDMGLNQLDTLLLQLK is encoded by the coding sequence ATGAGAAATGAAACCGAATTAAAGAGAAATGATGCTGAAAAACAGTTAATCATTACACGAAAATTCAATGCTCCTTTGGAATTAGTATGGGATGCGTTCACTACAAAAGAGCTTATGGAACAATGGTGGGCGCCTAAGCCCTACCAATGCGTGATTAAAACAATGGATTTTGTGGAAGGAGGCAAAATTCATTATTACATGTTGAGTCCTGAAGGTGACAAACATTGGTGTATGGCCGAATATTTAACCATCAATAGTTATCAAAATTATACAGCAAATGATGCATTTTGTGATGAAAATTTGGTAATCAATACAGATTTCCCTTCTACACATTGGAATAATGCGTTTAAAGCCGAAGGAGAAAATACAATTTATCAAGCTACTTTAACCTATGCAACTATTGAAGATATGGAGCAAATTATTGCTTTAGGTTTTAAAGAAGGATTCGATATGGGCCTCAATCAATTAGATACGTTATTATTACAATTAAAATAA
- a CDS encoding LytR/AlgR family response regulator transcription factor has product MIRLLIIDDESNAIENLIWELKNTNIPVDILATFLSPTEAIKFLKSNSVDAIFLDIEMPEMDGFQFLAHFEPRNFAVIITSAYNQYGINAIKSECLDYLQKPIDSDDLTVALQKIQKFKKDQQLINLLENSNLNNSYKNTPKKININLDGKIIYLEPEEIVYCESDGNYTTIHLNTGKSLLVTQQLKQIEDKLSDEFFRIHNSYIVNLNKITEYIKADGYVILCNSAKIPVSRQKKAILLDKL; this is encoded by the coding sequence ATGATAAGACTACTTATTATTGATGATGAATCTAATGCCATTGAAAACCTAATATGGGAACTTAAGAACACCAATATTCCAGTGGATATTTTGGCAACTTTTTTAAGTCCAACTGAGGCTATAAAATTTCTAAAAAGCAATTCTGTTGATGCCATTTTTCTAGATATTGAAATGCCTGAAATGGATGGTTTCCAATTTCTAGCCCATTTTGAACCACGAAATTTTGCAGTTATTATCACCTCAGCTTATAATCAATATGGGATTAACGCTATTAAATCTGAATGTTTGGACTATCTTCAAAAACCTATAGATTCAGATGATTTAACAGTAGCATTACAAAAAATTCAAAAGTTCAAGAAAGACCAACAACTGATTAACTTATTAGAAAATTCGAATTTAAATAATTCATATAAAAACACACCTAAGAAAATCAACATTAATCTTGATGGAAAAATCATATATCTTGAACCAGAAGAAATAGTGTATTGTGAAAGTGATGGAAATTATACAACTATCCATCTTAACACAGGAAAATCTTTACTGGTTACACAGCAATTGAAACAGATTGAAGATAAATTATCTGATGAATTTTTCAGAATTCATAATTCATATATCGTAAATCTTAATAAGATAACAGAATACATAAAAGCTGATGGATATGTAATTTTATGCAATAGTGCCAAAATACCTGTTTCCCGTCAGAAGAAAGCAATATTACTCGATAAATTATAG
- a CDS encoding NAD(P)-dependent oxidoreductase → MKFGIIKERKNPPDRRVVFTPDEILTFKSLFPKAEIVVESSDIRVFSDESYIEKGIVVTEDVTDCDVLIGVKEVPVEALIPNKKYFFFSHTIKKQAYNRKLLQAILAKNIELLDHETIVNASNHRLIGFGRYAGIVGAYNGIRAFGLKFELFNLPKAETLSDQQALISQLKKAIIPPIKIVLTGSGKVAYGAKEMLDAMKVKQVSVEDYLSKTYTQPVYTFIDVLDYNKRKDGQAVADKKDFYAHPEDYVSNFERFAEVSDIFMAGHFYGNGAPIILSKEMLASPKCKLKVVADISCDIDGPVACTLRSSTIADPLYGYLPNEHKEVDMYHPGAIVVMAVDNLPCELPKDASEGFGEMFLKHVVPAFYNNDADGILERAKITENGKLTPRFAYLQDYVDGKE, encoded by the coding sequence ATGAAGTTCGGAATCATAAAAGAAAGAAAAAATCCACCGGACCGAAGAGTGGTTTTTACGCCTGATGAAATCCTTACCTTTAAAAGTTTATTTCCAAAAGCCGAAATTGTAGTAGAGTCATCGGATATTCGTGTTTTTTCAGATGAAAGTTATATTGAAAAAGGGATTGTTGTTACTGAAGATGTAACAGATTGTGATGTTTTGATTGGAGTAAAAGAAGTTCCTGTTGAGGCATTAATTCCCAATAAAAAATATTTTTTCTTTTCACATACTATTAAAAAACAAGCCTATAACAGAAAATTACTTCAAGCAATTTTAGCTAAAAACATTGAATTATTAGACCACGAGACTATTGTAAATGCATCGAACCATCGTTTAATTGGATTCGGTCGTTATGCGGGTATCGTTGGTGCTTATAATGGTATACGTGCTTTTGGTTTAAAATTCGAATTGTTTAATTTGCCTAAAGCTGAAACATTATCTGATCAGCAGGCGTTAATTTCTCAATTGAAAAAAGCTATTATCCCACCAATTAAAATTGTTTTAACAGGTTCCGGTAAAGTAGCTTATGGTGCAAAAGAGATGTTAGATGCTATGAAAGTTAAGCAAGTGAGTGTTGAAGATTATTTATCTAAAACTTATACTCAACCTGTTTATACTTTTATAGACGTATTGGATTATAACAAGCGTAAAGACGGACAAGCTGTAGCAGATAAAAAAGATTTTTATGCGCATCCAGAAGATTACGTGAGTAATTTTGAACGATTTGCTGAAGTTTCTGATATTTTTATGGCGGGTCATTTTTACGGTAATGGGGCACCTATTATTTTATCTAAAGAAATGTTGGCCTCACCTAAATGTAAATTAAAAGTAGTAGCAGATATTTCTTGTGATATTGATGGACCTGTTGCGTGTACGTTACGTTCAAGTACTATTGCAGATCCTTTGTATGGTTATTTGCCTAATGAACATAAAGAAGTAGATATGTATCATCCAGGTGCCATAGTGGTTATGGCAGTTGATAATTTACCTTGTGAATTACCGAAAGATGCTAGCGAAGGTTTTGGAGAAATGTTTTTAAAACATGTTGTGCCTGCATTTTATAATAATGATGCTGATGGTATTTTAGAAAGAGCAAAAATTACCGAAAATGGTAAATTAACGCCACGTTTTGCCTATTTACAAGATTATGTAGACGGTAAAGAATAA